gaacataaattgagaaacaaactaaaatgttaaaattcatttaaaatggaatagaggacgataaaaaggaaaataaaagccaagtgtgggaaaatttaccaagttatcttaaacatatgtcacatatatctgtaacaaataactgaaaatacttttgctttggactaaactaaactgttttacccaatgaaagaaaagaaaagatggatctacacgatgaatcaattccatcattaaaaggaagtaaagtcttccgaaaaagaaacgcgcttcttgatttaggtcatgaagttgtcgttcagaccagctgtaggttgacgaaaaatctagaaaagtcatctctaaaatcagcagtaaatccacggacctcagcattaaacagggtcgccaagtggtcagatttatcctaaccatgagaaggatttatctcgtacaatgggggggcgccatgcaaattagctggataagactaatgaatcagatccccagaaaggataatctccttaaagattaaaaatcagcttttaagactgatattattcaatcctagagattgaccttaaagattgagaattacaaactcatggaattcaatgatatctaaactcgagcttgaacgagaaaatattttgatcaaaattataaaccgatttgttttctgaaaaccctattttcaatgcgttcattaccattgaacgtaaaatcctaggaattcacctggaattcattaggtcacctgaactaaatcgggtgtcaaccgtaaaaacggtggttgcatagcatggtcaaagacaggaccttgtgccagatcgaaaaattataagggtgtgctttactattgctcctacaaaggatagtaattgcgtccgacacgttatagaccataattaaaagcatgtcaggggacattgccttaacagttgcttgttcaacgctttcctttacaaccggacggtattttaccgaaaggtaatatacgggacaagtgaactggacgtgttgctttcaaaatacaaggttagcaagtgggtgacacaaaaccataagttttgagctaaaattttcaaatctgaaacccaccaaacccacaaaaatattttgcaaacaccggtaaagggttattccggaaaacttatctagggtaaaaactagatttaattttcaaaagatcaaatgttttcataaagatccaatttccttaatggatctaaatttttatagtcatgtgggactgtaaaccatatcgttactaccattgtttataccgccgtatagaaatcactgatgtacaaagtgtgaagaataaagaagtgattctagtatttcaagacgatattgcttgaggacaagcaacgctcaagtgtgggaatatttgataatgctaaaaacgaacatatatttcatagcattattcctcaagaaagacaagcttttagttgcaattgttctatttacaagtgatattcgtttaaataataaaaggtgaagacaaaagacagattcgacgaattgaagacgcaaacgaccaaaaagctcaaaagtacaaaagacaatcaaaaaggttccaattattgataagaaacgtctcgaaattacaagagtacaagattcaaaacgcaaagtacaagatattaaattgtacgcaaggacgttcgaaaatccggaaccgggaccagagtcaactctcaacgctcgacgcaacggactaaaaattacaagttaactatgtatataaatataatataatatataattaattatattaattatatatatattatatttataaataaaaaccgtcggcagagaaagactccaaagtgtgagctggaatttcaaactccgcgactcgcggagtttgaaggccaaaatggccgcgagtcgcggagcccccagttttgaaactccctataaagcaaaccgaaatctgatcattttcatcatctttttcttcttcttatcatacgtaaattatatatatatatatatatttataatttatattttaattttaattataattctaataataagggtatgttagcgaatattgtaagggtgtaagtcgaatttctgtccgtgtaacgctacgctatttttaatcattgtaagttatgttcaacctttttatattaatgtctcgtagctaagttattattatgcttatttaaaacaaagtagatgttgggctaattactaaaattgagtaattgggctttgtaccataattggggtttggacaaaagaacgacacttgtggaaattagactatgggctattaatggattttatatttgtttaactaaatgatagtttgttaatgttaatataaagatttacaattgggcgtccttataaattaatatacactcgatcggacacgatgggcggggtatttatatgtacgaataatcgttcatttaaccggacacgggaatggattaatagccactagaataattaaaacaggggtgaaattacattcaagggtaattggtgtaattgctaacaaagtagtaaaaccttggtttacacgcagttgataacctggtgtattcattaaacaaagtattaaaaccttgttacaattcgaatccccaattagttggaatatttaacttcgggtataagaataatttgatgaggacactcgcactttatatttatgactgatggactgttatggacaaaaaccagacggacatattaaataatccaggacaaaggacaattaacccatgggcataaaactaaaatcaacacgtcaaacatcatgattacggaagtttaaataagcataattcttttatttcatatttaatttcctttattttatatttaattgcacttctaattatcgcatttttattgttattttatttaattgcacttttaattatcgtactttttaattatcgcaagtttattttatcgcacttttattattcgtaatttcatttatcgttatttacttcatgctttaatttaagtcatgtatttatttttaatattttacatttggttttaactgcgactaaagttttaaaatcgacaaaccggtcattaaacggtaaaaacccccctttataataataatattacttatatatatatttgtatttttataaaagtaaactaatatagcgttgagctttgtttaaaaaaaagattccctgtggaacgaaccggacttactaaaaactacactactgtacgattaggtacactgcctataagtgttgtagcaaggtttaagtatatccattctataaataaataaatatcttgtgtaaaattgtatcgtatttaatagtttttcctagtaaaatataaactatttcgtataccttagctttgacatcagttacctaaaggcaagagagctttgagaaacaaatgggtattcaaagtgaagacagatgagcttacttcacaaccaaggtataaagctaggttagtcgttaaaggattcagccagaaaaagggtattgattttggtaaaattttctcaccggttgtgaagatgggatctattcgagtggctCTTGGGTTAgttgctagtcttgatcttgagattgaatagatggatgtcaagactgcttttcttcacggtgatttggataaggaaatctacatggtGCAACCTGAAGggtttcgggttaagggtaaagaaaattatgtttgtagacttcagaaaagtctatatgggttgaagcaagcaccgagacagtggtataagaagtttgagtcggttataggaaagcaaggctaccgaaagacaacttcagatcattgtgttttctttcagaggtttggtgatgatgatttcatcatattgttgttatacgttgatgatatattgattgttggtaaaaatattaaaagaattgcgcagttgaagcgagaattgagcaagtcttttgctatgaaagacttggggccagcaaaacagattcttggcattcggatttctagagatagaggtgctaagacgttacatatatcacaagagcaatacattgaaaaggtgcttagtaggttcaacatgaagaatgctaaagtggttagttcccctcttactacaaactttaagctaacagatagagattgccctacttcaaaggaggatgttgaggagatggacaaagttccatatgcttcagcggttggtagcttgatgtatgctatggtgtgtactaggcccgatatagctcatgcggtaggtgttgttagtcggtttatgtcaaatccgggtaagaagcattgggaagcagttaaatggattatgagatacttacgaggtacttcaaagttgggtatcacatttggaaatggagagccgatgcttgttggttatacagactcagatatggcaggaaacgaAGATAACAttaaatccacttctggatatttgatgactttcgcagggggagcagtttcatggcaatcaaggttacaaaagtgtgttgcattgtctacgaccgaggctgagtatatgacagcaacagaagcgtgcaaagaaatattgtggatgaaaaggtttctacaagaccttgggtttaagcaatcacgatatgtagttctttgtgataatgagagtgcaattcatttggctagaaattctatgtatcataagcggacaaaacatatagatgtgcggtatcattggattagagaacgtcttgaagatggttcatttgaacttgataaagttcataccgatgataatggttccgacatgttcacaaaggctttagaaagtgagaagctcaaggtttGTTGCTCAATCGCCGGGATGGCGATCCCTTTCTcgtaattggaaagggggagatttgttgggttttttATTTGGTTTCCAATTATGTGGTTAGCCCAAGCCCAATAAATTAGGCCCAATTggttgtttgacttggtcaaccaTCAGAGGGCATCTTTAATTTGAAACAAGTGCAGCTACTTTCTCAATTAAGAGAGAAGTGAGATCAAGAAAAGAGTGAAAACCCCAtttccgtctacagtgacagcaggccagaaaaccttcgatccccggagatccgaccgttgaatcttcacaatttttgggctgtgtcttcctgacatcagtgccaatattttcaaccgttgaattcgtctaataaggtctgtaggtcgtgttattgctgctggaacagagagcagatttttgggtgagataattcctcttttgtcttttaGGTTGTTcgtatacttgttgattgttgtagttcaagagtatgatgatgttgtatacctctagatgatctagagaagacctattgtattgttctctttgttgatgatagtggaatttaagtggcttacgagtcccgtggtttttactctcgattttgagaggttttccacgtaaaaagtctcgtgtgtattgtgtgtgcttgattatatTTATTTGCTGATTTGCTactgatttgggttggatttggtatagcttatttgttagcatcctcacggttTCATACGGGTTGGGAAATAGttgtcaaacggatgtttgtttccgctttgtagattgcccgtggTGACTATTTTCCCATCATTGACATGTGATCTTCTTTCTTCAACTTCGTCTTTAAGTTCATTGATCATATTATTTGAATGGACAATACGAGAAACAAACAATGCCTttggagtaaaaaaaaaaaaaaaaaccatgccTTTGATTTATACGTGGTATagttataaaagagtaaaagttttTTTCATCTTAACCTCATCGTTAGAAAAATTATACTCGTAGTACGAGTATcttttatttatgaaaaatgataaaCGTATACGTTTAAGCATactataaataatataattctCTTTTTATAACTCAGACCTgccatgaataatattattatcaaaattatataaGGAAACTTCATATTAAAAAAAGAATAATTATACTTTGTAATTAATTAAAGAGAGTTTACAAACCTATTTATAGTAAATTTAAACGTAGCCCTAAATGATACGTTTAATATTGTCCAATGAAAGAAACACAAACTTATCAAAATCAGAATTAAACTTTGTAATTAAACTTTGTAATTACTAATTAAAAAGAGTTTACAAATCTAATTATGTTTAATGAAGCagacacatatttatttatttatttttttaaaaaaacactttTTATTTAAGTGAGTTAGCGCCGTCTTCAAAATCACTTTTCACCCTAAATAATTTGACccttcatcaaaatcaaattgaaaaCTTCCTACGAAAATTATCAAATCTGTCCAAAAATATAACACTGTCACACactcatataaatacatatactttaaccgtatatctatatctatacacaCATATATGTCGGAACCGACGACGGTGACCGCAGCAACCACCGCTATGAACGGAATAATCTCCGATGAAGCAGACACATACTTATCAAAATCAGAATTACTATCACGTGAAGAAGTAATCAAACAACGAGCTCGTAGATTGAAACAATTAGCTAGGGTTTATAAAGACCATTATTGGTGTATGATGGAAGACTTAAAATTGAAATATAGAAAATATTATTGGGAGTATGGAAAGTGTCCGTATCAAGATGGTGCTACTGGTGATCAATcggttaataataatgaaaataataatataaatgaaaatgaGTCTGAATTAGGGTTAGAAATTGGGAATGATTATATTAATAGTAGTAGTGGTAGGTGTGCTGTTCATGGATGTAAGTTAAAAGCTATGGCGTTGACTAAGTTTTGTCATGGTCATATATTGAGTGATAGTAAACAGAAGCTTTACATGGGCTGTAATTATGTCATCAAGAGGTATGATCTTTTTTCATgaatttatatttatggttttttaattgatatatgacatgatgatttgatgtttagtTTAATGCTTGTGTGCTTCAGTTATGGCTTATAATAGCCAATTAGTTCAAATTGGTAAGCTTTTAAACCGTTAGGAATTAGCTTgtcgttttttttgaatttccaTAAGGTAGCAAAATTCCTTGTCATCAGGAAAATAAGCTTAGTGAAACGCCCCATATGATTGGATTGTATAACATTTAAGCACATAATCAGGTAAAATAAGCTTTACCCGAGGGGCTGTTTTAGTAAGTTTAGAAAGACAGCTTATCGGCTTGACTTATTTTGTGACATTAGAGCACTTTTTTTTAATCTGTTGTGTGATGATAGCACAATTAGCCGACAAGTTGTATGAATGAGTTAAGCCAAACACTCCACTTGCGCTTCTGTACTCTTAAGACCATAGTTCAGCCTTTATTTAGATCTTGCAGCCCAGTGGTTGGGGCCCTGaattccttgcaagaggtctcgagttcgaatcCTGTCTAGGATGAATATTTAGTGATGAATATTTAGTGGTGGTCAGGGATACGTTGGAAATAGTTCC
This genomic window from Rutidosis leptorrhynchoides isolate AG116_Rl617_1_P2 chromosome 2, CSIRO_AGI_Rlap_v1, whole genome shotgun sequence contains:
- the LOC139892888 gene encoding uncharacterized protein translates to MSEPTTVTAATTAMNGIISDEADTYLSKSELLSREEVIKQRARRLKQLARVYKDHYWCMMEDLKLKYRKYYWEYGKCPYQDGATGDQSVNNNENNNINENESELGLEIGNDYINSSSGRCAVHGCKLKAMALTKFCHGHILSDSKQKLYMGCNYVIKSSQAGPILCGKPILKCTVPKLCAPHFQKAEKHVARALKKAGLNGSSTNKLAPKFHLIIAEYVRQIQINRRAIDKEIKESLEIKEEDISI